GCTGGGGCGTGCGCGAGGGCAGCACGCACGTCTGGTTCGAGGTGGACCCTGCCGACCGTCCGTGAGCTCGCGCCCGGCGAGGAGCACCTCGCCGCCGCCGCGCTGCTCGAGCTGCGCCCCGCCTTCGGGGACGCCGGCACGCTGGCGCGGGCGGCGGCGGCCCAGCGCGCGGACGGCTACCGGCTCCTGGCCTCCTTCGCCGACGGCGACGACGTGGCGGCCGCGGCCGCCGGCTTCCGCGTGGTGCGCAACCTGGCGTGGGGCGTCGCCCTCTACGTCGACGACCTCGTCACCCGCGAGGCGCATCGCGGCGCCGGCCATGCGACCGCCCTGCTCGCGGCCCTCGACGACGCCGCGCGCGCCGAGGGCTGCCGTGAGCTGCACCTCGACTCCGGCGTCCAGCCCGAGCGCCAGGCCGCCCACCGCCGCTACTTCGGCCACGGCATGCGGGTGAGCTCGTTCCACTTCCAGAAGGACGTCTGAGCCGTCGCCCTACGGCAGCGTCGCGCCGACGACGACCTGGTCGCGCCCGGCGCGCTTGGCGTCGTAGAGCGCGAGGTCCGCGCGGCGGACCAGGTCCTCGGGAGGCTCCTGGCCGTCCCAGGAGGCGATGCCGACGCTGAGCCCCACGCCGATCTCCGGCGCGACGGCCCGCAGCTCGCGCGTGACCGCGATGCGCAGGCGCTCGGCGCTGGCCCGCGCGGCGGCGGCGCCGGTCTCCGGCAGCACGGCGAGGAACTCGTCGCCGGCCCAGCGCCCGACGACGTCCTCGGAGCGCAGCCGGCGGCGCATCCCCTCCGCGGCGGCGACGAGCAGCCGGTCGCCCACCGCGTGGCCGAGCGTGTCGTTGACCTGCTTGAACCGGTCGAGGTCGCAGAGCAGGACCGTGAGCGCGTGGTCGTGGCGGCGCGCCGCGCTGAGCAGCGCGGCCAGGCGGCCCTCGAGGTAGCGCCGGTTGGGCAGGGCGGTCAGCGCGTCGGTGTAGGCGAGCTGCTCGAGGGCGACGGTCCGCGCGTGCAGCTCGCCGCGCAGCGCGGCCAGGCGGGCGGCGCTGCGCAGGCGCGGCCCGAGCTCCGCCGCGGCGTGGGCGCTCAGCAGCACGTCGTCGACCGCGTCGGTCCACGCGGCGACGTCGGCCGGGTCGTCCAGGAGGGCGACCGAGCCGGTCGAGAGCAGGTCGGGGTCCTCGCGCACGAGGACGGCCACCTCCCGCGCCCCGGCGGCGCCGGCGTCCAGGACCAGGACGTCCGGCCCGGTCTCCCGCGCGAGGCGCAGCGCCTCGTCGTGCTCGGTCGTCGCCATCAGGCGATGGGCAGCGCTCGCGCGGTCCAGCAGACCGCGCCGGTCGCGCCCGGTCAGCGCCACGACGTCCACGTCCGTCGGCGTACCCGCCCCGCCCGATCGTCGGACCGGGCTGTCCGGTGACAGTCAGTCAGTCCGACATGCCGGCGCTACAGCGCGCCGCCGGCCGCCGTGGGCGCGCCGGCCTCGTCCTCCTCGCCGCCGCCGAAGTCCTCGCGCGCGAGGAACTCCTCGACGCGCAGCGGGTCGTTCTCGGCGTAGCGGACGATGCGCAGCAGGTCCGACATGGTCGAGACCTCCTCGACCTGCTCCTTGAGGAACCACTGCATGAACTGCTCGGACTGGTAGTCGCCGTGCTCGCGCGCGCTGGCCGCGAGCGCCGCGATCTGGTCGCTGACGCGCTTCTCCTGGTCGAGCGCGAGCTGCACCGGCTCGACGATCGACCCGAAGCGCGTCTGGGGCGCGGCCACGCCCGGGACGCTGACCTCGGCGTCGGCGTCGAGGAGGTACTGCACCATCATCATCGCGTGGTTGCGCTCCTCGAGCGCCTGCGCGTAGAAGAACGCGGCCATGCGCGGCAGCGTCTCGCCGTCGTAGTGCACCGCCACGGCGATGTACTGCTGCGAGGCGGCGAACTCGTAGGCGATCTGCTCGTTGAGCTTCTCGACGAAGGCGGCGGCGGGCATGCCCGGCACGCTATCGGTCGAGGCGGCGCCGTCCGGCTCGTCGGTACGCTGGGACGGATGTCCACGTGCCTGGTCACTGGCGGGGCGGGGTTCCTCGGGTCGCACCTGTGCGACGAGCTGCTGCGCCGAGGCCATCGCGTCATCTGCGTCGACAACCTCGAGACGGGGTCGCTCGCGAACATCGAGCACATCCGCAACCCGGAGTTCACCTGGTTGCAGCTCGACATCGTGGAGCCCTACTTCGTCGACGAGCCCGTGGACTTCGTCTACCACCTGGCCTCGCCGGCCTCGCCGATCGACTACCTGCGCATCCCGCTGCACACGCTGAAGGTCGGCTCCTACGGCACGCACCACACGCTGGGCCTGGCCAAGAAGCACCGCGCGCGCTTCCTCATCGCCTCGACCAGCGAGGTCTACGGCGACCCGCAGGTCCACCCGCAGCCCGAGTCCTACTGGGGCCACGTCAACCCGATCGGCCCGCGCGGCGTCTACGACGAGGCCAAGCGCTACGCCGAGGCCCTGACGATGGCCTACCACCGGGCCCAGGGCGTGGACACGGCGATCATGCGGATCTTCAACACCTACGGCCCGCGCATGCGCCCGCACGACGGCCGCGCGATCCCGACCTTCCTGCGCCAGGCGCTCTCCAGCAAGCCGATCACCGTCTTCGGCGAGGGCGCCCAGACCCGGTCCTTCTGCTACGTCGACGACCTCATCCGGGGCATGATCGCCCTGGCCGAGTCCGGCGAGCACGACCCCGTCAACATCGGCAACCCGGACGAGTTCACGCTCCTCGAGCTCGCCCAGACCGTCATCGAGGTCACGGGCTCGTCGTCGGAGATCGTCTTCGAGGCGCTGCCCACCGACGACCCGCAGGTCCGCCGTCCGGACATCACCCGCGCGAAGGAGCTGCTGGGCTGGGAGCCGGCCATCGCCCTGCGCGAGGGCCTCGAGCGCACGATCGAGGCGGCCGGCGCCGACGTGCTCGTGGGGGCCGGTCGCTGACGGACGCCGGCATGTGTCGCCTGCCGCTCAGAGGGCAGGCCGGGGTGTGGATGCGGCGTCCAGTTGCCGATACTTCTGCCATCGTGGGTCGTTCAGGGGACTGAATGCCGCGCACGGAGGCACCGGATGCCGTGCGGCAGGGGACCGCACAGCTCGAGGCGCCCAGCACGCCGCTGGAGCAGCCTGGCATCGCCATGCCCGCGCGCGACGTGCGCGCCAAGCGCCCGCCGGCGCTCGGGTTCCTGCTGCGCTTCGAGACGCTGCGCCGTGCCGGCCGCGTCGCGATCCTGCTGTTCCTCGACTTCTGGGGCATCTACCTCGGCCTCTTCACGGCGCTCGCGCTGAAGGCCGCGGCGCGCGACGCCTTCGTCCTGCGCGTCGCCGTCGAGCAAGCCCAGGACTACGTCCCCTTCGCGTTCCTCGTCGCCTCGCTGCTCTTCGCGCGCAGCGGCCTCTACGGCGCGCGGGCCGAGCGGCCCGGCCTGGTGAAGATCGTCGCCTGCCTGTTCCAGACGATGGTCGTGGCGGCGCTGTACGCGATCGTCAACGGGATCGACTTCCAGAGCTACTACCTCTTCTACGGCTCGCTGTTCTTCGGCGTCGCCTACGTCTCGACGTTCCGCTACGCCTACGAGCAGGGCTCCGGCATCCTGCTGCGCGCCGCGGGCTACCGGCGGCGGGCGGTCCTCGTCGGCCGCGGCGAGCAGATCGACGCCGTGGGCCACGCGCTCATGGACGGCGGCCACACGCCGGTCAACGTCGTCGGCTTCATCTCGATCACCCCGCGGCCCGACAACGGCCTGCGCTCGCTGGGGCAGCTGCAGGACCTCGGCGCCGTGCTCGACCAGCACCGCGTCGACGAGGTGATCATCGCCGACCCGGACTTCCCGCAGGACCAGGCGGTCGAGCTCGTCGAGCAGGCTCACCGCCGCGGCGTGCGCGTGCGCATCGCACCGTCCACGATGGAGATCCTGGTCCACCGCGCGGAGTTCGTCCCGGGCCACTCGGTGCCGCTCTTCGAGCTGCGCCCGCCGGTGTTCGACGGCTTCGACTTCGCGGTCAAGCGGACGTTCGACATCGTCGTCTCGTCGCTGCTGCTGCTCGTCCTCAGCCCGCTCCTGCTGGTCACGGCCGCGGCGATCCGCCTCACGTCGCGCGGCCCGATCGTCTACCGGTCGATCCGCCCGGGCATCGGCGGCGTGCCGTTCGCCTGCTTCAAGTTCCGCACGATGTACCGGGACGCCGACCAGCGCCAGGCCGACCTCGAGTCGCTCAACGAGGCCTCGGGCGCGCTGTTCAAGATCAAGGACGACCCGCGGATGACGCCGGTCGGCAAGGTCCTGCGCAAGTTCTCGCTGGACGAGCTGCCGCAGCTGGTCAACGTGCTGCAGGGGCGCATGTCGCTCGTCGGCCCGCGCCCGCTGCCCCAGCGCGACTTCGACATGCTCGACGACTGGCACAAGAAGCGCTACCTGGTGCTCCCGGGGATCACCGGGCTGTGGCAGGTCTCGGGCCGCTCGGAGCTCGACTTCGACGACCTCGTGCGCCTCGACTTCCTCTACCTCGAGCGCTGGTCGGTCTTCCTCGACCTGACCATCCTGCTCAAGACGATCCCGGCCGTGTTCGCGCGCCGGGGCGCCTACTAGCCGCCCGGTCCCCTGCGCCGCGCGGCGATCGGCTTCGTCGTGGTGGTCGCGCTGCTCGTCGGCGTGGCGGCGCTGCGCGGGACGCTCGACGGCGTGCCCGACCGCGACGCGCCGGCGGTCTCGCCGCTGCGCCCGGCCGGCGACCGCTACGCGGGGGTGGCGATCCGGGCCGACCTGCTCGACGACGAGGGCTACGCCGAGCTCGCGGCGCGCGCCTACGGCGCGGTGACGCCGGAGAACGAGCTCAAGTGGGAGCGCACGCAGCCCGAGCGCGGGCGCTACACGTTCGACGACGCCGACCGGGTGGTCGACTGGGCCCGCTCGCACGGGATGCGCGTGCGCGGGCATGCGCTCGTCTGGCACCTGCAGAACCCGCGGTGGCTCACGGACCTGCGGCCGTCCCGGCGCCGGGCGATCGCGCTCCTGCGCGACCACATCCGGACCGTGATGGGGCACTTCCGCGGGCGCATCCACGAGTGGGACGTCGTCAACGAGGCGGTCGAGGACGACCGCGGCGCGCTGCGCGACACGCCGTGGCTGCGGTGGATCGGGCCGGAGTACGTCGACCTCGCGTTCCGCTTCGCGCGCGAGGCCGACCCGCGCGCGCGGCTCGTCTACAACGACTACGGCGCCGAGCAGGAGGGCACGAAGGCCGACGGCGTCCTGCGGCTGCTGCGCGGGCTCAAGGCCCGCGGCGTGCCGGTCGACGCGGTCGGCCTGCAGGGCCACGTCTCGACCGAGCGGCTGCCCGGGTTCACGGCGACGCTCGAGCGCTATGCGGCGCTCGGCCTCGACGTGCTGTTCACGGAGGTCGACGTCCGGGTGCCGGTCGGCGGCGACGGCGCGCCGACGGGCGGCGAGGCGGCGCTGGCCGACCAGGCC
The DNA window shown above is from Conexibacter sp. SYSU D00693 and carries:
- a CDS encoding UDP-glucuronic acid decarboxylase family protein encodes the protein MSTCLVTGGAGFLGSHLCDELLRRGHRVICVDNLETGSLANIEHIRNPEFTWLQLDIVEPYFVDEPVDFVYHLASPASPIDYLRIPLHTLKVGSYGTHHTLGLAKKHRARFLIASTSEVYGDPQVHPQPESYWGHVNPIGPRGVYDEAKRYAEALTMAYHRAQGVDTAIMRIFNTYGPRMRPHDGRAIPTFLRQALSSKPITVFGEGAQTRSFCYVDDLIRGMIALAESGEHDPVNIGNPDEFTLLELAQTVIEVTGSSSEIVFEALPTDDPQVRRPDITRAKELLGWEPAIALREGLERTIEAAGADVLVGAGR
- a CDS encoding GNAT family N-acetyltransferase, giving the protein MARAAAAQRADGYRLLASFADGDDVAAAAAGFRVVRNLAWGVALYVDDLVTREAHRGAGHATALLAALDDAARAEGCRELHLDSGVQPERQAAHRRYFGHGMRVSSFHFQKDV
- a CDS encoding ferritin gives rise to the protein MPAAAFVEKLNEQIAYEFAASQQYIAVAVHYDGETLPRMAAFFYAQALEERNHAMMMVQYLLDADAEVSVPGVAAPQTRFGSIVEPVQLALDQEKRVSDQIAALAASAREHGDYQSEQFMQWFLKEQVEEVSTMSDLLRIVRYAENDPLRVEEFLAREDFGGGEEDEAGAPTAAGGAL
- a CDS encoding endo-1,4-beta-xylanase — translated: MVVALLVGVAALRGTLDGVPDRDAPAVSPLRPAGDRYAGVAIRADLLDDEGYAELAARAYGAVTPENELKWERTQPERGRYTFDDADRVVDWARSHGMRVRGHALVWHLQNPRWLTDLRPSRRRAIALLRDHIRTVMGHFRGRIHEWDVVNEAVEDDRGALRDTPWLRWIGPEYVDLAFRFAREADPRARLVYNDYGAEQEGTKADGVLRLLRGLKARGVPVDAVGLQGHVSTERLPGFTATLERYAALGLDVLFTEVDVRVPVGGDGAPTGGEAALADQAGRYATLARGCVALPACKGFVVWGVDDADSWVPEAYPGEGAALPFDGDLREKPAYGALRDALAGG
- a CDS encoding GGDEF domain-containing protein, producing MDVVALTGRDRRGLLDRASAAHRLMATTEHDEALRLARETGPDVLVLDAGAAGAREVAVLVREDPDLLSTGSVALLDDPADVAAWTDAVDDVLLSAHAAAELGPRLRSAARLAALRGELHARTVALEQLAYTDALTALPNRRYLEGRLAALLSAARRHDHALTVLLCDLDRFKQVNDTLGHAVGDRLLVAAAEGMRRRLRSEDVVGRWAGDEFLAVLPETGAAAARASAERLRIAVTRELRAVAPEIGVGLSVGIASWDGQEPPEDLVRRADLALYDAKRAGRDQVVVGATLP
- a CDS encoding sugar transferase, producing MRQGTAQLEAPSTPLEQPGIAMPARDVRAKRPPALGFLLRFETLRRAGRVAILLFLDFWGIYLGLFTALALKAAARDAFVLRVAVEQAQDYVPFAFLVASLLFARSGLYGARAERPGLVKIVACLFQTMVVAALYAIVNGIDFQSYYLFYGSLFFGVAYVSTFRYAYEQGSGILLRAAGYRRRAVLVGRGEQIDAVGHALMDGGHTPVNVVGFISITPRPDNGLRSLGQLQDLGAVLDQHRVDEVIIADPDFPQDQAVELVEQAHRRGVRVRIAPSTMEILVHRAEFVPGHSVPLFELRPPVFDGFDFAVKRTFDIVVSSLLLLVLSPLLLVTAAAIRLTSRGPIVYRSIRPGIGGVPFACFKFRTMYRDADQRQADLESLNEASGALFKIKDDPRMTPVGKVLRKFSLDELPQLVNVLQGRMSLVGPRPLPQRDFDMLDDWHKKRYLVLPGITGLWQVSGRSELDFDDLVRLDFLYLERWSVFLDLTILLKTIPAVFARRGAY